The following nucleotide sequence is from Malania oleifera isolate guangnan ecotype guangnan chromosome 4, ASM2987363v1, whole genome shotgun sequence.
ATAGTATTATATAAGGCATATttgggactgagaaaatattcatatataAGAGCATATCTGAATGGACATATTGGAAGGGAGACACAGAGAATGTCgatatggagaaaaaaataagcatgaagagatgatcttagactttaatatgttatatgattttattacaatgaatatttgctttaagaagagataaaacacttaataaccttcaaagtggacaaaataaaattcaaatagatTTCTTTCCTAATTAGAAGGTTAGATAATTTATCATGTAAGAATTGTAAATTTATTCTAGACGAAAacttaaccacacaacatagagttttagtgttagatatatgtattaaaaacaGACaacaaatgataaaataaatctGTTTAAGAGAACTAGATCGTGGAACTTAAAGGGaggaaattaaaacaaaaaaaaaaaaaaaaaacatggataactttgaaaagtataaaaatatgataaaagatgcaaaaaaaaaaaaagtcgttAGTGAAATTAGACatacatcatttaataatttatatggtagATTAGATACGAAAGAAGGGAAGAGAGATATATGTAAACTTGCTAGAACTAGAGAAAGAAGAAGTAAGGATTTAtgtaatgtaaaatatataaaagtgaggatgatattgccttggctaaggaagaagacataaattaaaagaaagatggcgaagttgcTTTAGTgagctatttaatgaaaatcatataaaatgcTTAAATTTAggattgacaaatgaggaaaagactaaaaatacaAGATTTATTCATAAGattagagttaacgaaattaagtttgcactagaaaaaaatgaaaaatgaaaaatttataggactagataacatcTCAATTGAGGTTTGGAAATGCTTAAGTGATAATGTAATTATATAGccaactaatttatttaatacaattataaaaacaaagaaaatgtcaaatgaatggaggaaaaatactttaacacctatatgaaaaaaaaaaaaaattggagatatttaaaattattgtaaCTATCGTGAAActaaacttatgaatcatactACGAAACTGTCGGAAAGGGTAGTCAAACAAAggttaaggttagaaacaaatgCCTTAAAAACccaatttggttttatacctgTTGGGAGATCTACTGCAGAAGTTATGTATCTTTTAAGAAGGTTCATGGAAAATTTTAGGACTAAATGTTGTTCCCTTAAATATGCAAATACTATTTTCTAATCCAACAAAGAACAAAAGTGACTCGATAATAAAATATTAACTcaatatatttgaatattgagTGAGATTTGTTTTTATTTGAAACTTGTATGTaccattatatttccaaaataggGAAATAGGCATAAAGCCTTATACAAAATAGAACACCTTCttaaagaaggggaaaaaaaacaaaactaatCAATCATATAACTTTAGATTTTTTCATCTAAAACTACTCACTTAATAGCTAGGTCCATATTATAAATTTTCCCAACAAAAATGATCAAATTCCTCCATTTCCAAGTGGCATACAAAGCTAATCAAGTTACATCATATAAGCCAGACATTTCAAACCTTGATAACTACTGCATATCATCGTCCTGCCTTTTGGTTGAGTGCTGAATTCCTATAGCTGCAAATATACGTTCACATGTATGTCTAGTAGTGACACGTACACTCAAAATATCTAATTTTAATACTGCAGCCATATAGTTTAAATTCACGCAATCTACTATAATGTACAAATTTTTAGTGGTTTACTTCTATTGAATTAAAGTTAGTAAGTTAAattgtaaaaaaagaaaaagaaaaaaagaaaaataagggagcTCATTAGTGTGTTATTATGATCCCAACCCTTAACATAATCTGCAAAACATAAGAAGACTAAGATATAGTGgttcataaattatttttaatggtGTACTAAATCATATCAACTATGATCCTGACAATAATATAATGATAAAATATTAATTTGATAAAAGTAGTTTGCTATTTATGGGTGTGAATGATGCCCTAACTATTGGAAATTAAACTTGACTAGAGATGGCCGGTAGCCCATCGCTATTGAATTTTCTGGAGtcggcaggcaacctactccacctatcAGTCCACTTCTGTTGAAGACtaattcccaccattgttgatcaTACTGTTGTAtgatttgctataaatagatgtgtgtgtgtgcaatgtattATGTGGTGTAGAGAAtgtgaataaccagtgagtgaGAGTGATTTTAATTCTCCTCTCTAATTCaatttgaaataaattaaaaGTGTTTATTGTGCAattgattctcactgagtttcagtcattGACCgagtgtcccctccacccattagtggtatcagagcgttcaAGTTCACTGAAATTCACTAAATAGAGGCGAAtagaggagaaattcaattttcttcctaaATTGGAGGTTGCTCAAAATCCCAAATTGAGCATATTATTGTGAAATTCAGGTTGAGATGATTCCAGAGGTGAAAACAATGTCTCAAACAGAGTCCGAAAGGCCCCACACGCGCTCCCACACGCTACCAACTAATTCAGCGTCAAAGACACGCGCCTCATGCACCGGAGATTTTAGTGACCGGTGACGTCACACACCACATGCTCCCACACACTTCTTCTATGACTAGCTGACATGATCCGACCTGAAAACCCAACCCACAACCCTCATCCATCTACTCGGCTTAGCAACCTAGTTCTAGACCCGCATGTACGACCCGACCTGACTATCTAACTTGCCTCTCATCGCCTACATGTGGCACATGCAGCCATCGTCACGTGACCATAATGGTAAATTGTAATGTCCTTATCTCTGTTAAGTCAaatcattatttaaaaaaaaaaaaaaaaaactggttcAAAATTTTTGGCAAGTTCAATGATTTTTAGACaagttctttgcaacccaaaaccaaTTCCTAAGGTTTTTCATCCTTCcaaacacattggtggcatcataTTTGCCAAAACCAATCCCCAACtctctgttttttatatattaGATTCAATGGAGAACTATGCTACCCAAGTtgtcattccaaagttgacccgagagaattatgacaactggtctattcaaatgagggCCCTTCTAGGTAGTTAGGATGCCATCGACATCATTGAAGATGGCTATAGAGAAAGCCCATTCAAAGAAGCCGAAGCAATTATGTCCGATGCTCAAAGAATGACCTtacgagccgatcgaaagaaggattgtaaggcgaagtccataatctactaAGGCCTTGATGAGGTCAAGTTTGAAATCATCGCCTCTGCCAAGACATCCCAAGAAGTTTaagactctctccatcgaacacacaaaggtgtagACAAAGCAAAGAAGATTCTTCTTCAAACAATACAaggtgatttcgaatctttaagaatgaaatctgCGCAATCTATTACTAATTACTACAcatgagttatggtagtatcaactcaattgagaagaaatggagagactcttaatgacgagagaatttgtgagaaaattttgcgatctttggatccaaactttgattatatagctgtgacaatggaagaaacaaaatatctggAAACCATGTCCAtcgaagaacttgtgggctcactccaaacccatgagcagaaagtcaatagaaagggtgatgataaagcactagagcaagccctccaaacgaagttgtccctcactacagattgatacgacaaaggggggacgtcataGCGTGAAAGAGGACGAGActgaggatctcgtggaagaaattctagaaattttgaatctagagaaggtggcagaggcagaaagaggtcccactagaggaggacccGGTCAACAAAACTATGTTCCATAAGGCAGATGActaggaagaagaggaggatataatAATCGCCCGAAAGTAGACAAAAGAaacgttcagtgctacaactgtcataagtacatacactatagcaatgaatgttgggggcaACAATAAGAAAAAGCtagcgaggaggctaaccttgccgaaactgaacATGTAGATGGAGATTCATTGTTGCTAATAGCGCATAGCTCGACCCAAGACCATGCcaaatcttccaaagatgcggaattaaTGCTTGAAGGAGAAGAATCCACATAAACAAGAGAAGGGGCTATTGAGTCACAAGTTCCTAagttgcagacacctccacatggttcaccacaaaGGAACgaatctccatcaccaattgagcgtgaaatctcagacatgaggcctagaggagccCGTAATATAGCTAATctatatgaaactacagaacctatAAAAAAGTATGTTACTCTGTACTTTCTATTGCTGACTAGCGActcggttagctttgaggagtctaacgaagaagaaagatggagaaaagcaatggatgaggagattcaatctatcgagaagaacaagacttgggagttgacaaatctcccgaagggccataaaactattggtgtgaaatgggtctacaagacaaAGAAGAACACTCAAGGAGTTGACAAATCTTCCTTACCACAAGTCTCTTGTAGATTGAAAAAATCCTTTAAAGGTTCTATTCATCAAAACAAAAAACCATAGGGattccacacaattttttaagagcttgcaaaacctcttaAAGAAACTAAAAACCTTGAGAACTTctagaagaaaattccaattcactctgtcataagccttagccatatcgagtTTTACTATCACATTACCGCCaaccatttttttgtgcaaaggctgaaccatttcttgagcaagtataatattttcaaaaatactacgcccaggaataaaagcgccttgttcatgcgagaccaacttatgaacaacctcggttagtctaaaaTCAATAATcttgaaaagaattttataagccacagagcataaactaataggccggaatttatcaaagttagaaggattatccaccttcgaaattaaaataataaacgaAGTGGAAAAAAACATGGAAAGAGTATTGCCCTAAAAAAAATTCATTGCtgcatccaagagatctttttttatAATGTCCCAAgaagatttataaaatttagaGCCAAATCCATCCAGTCCCGAACTACtttattatcaacatctgaaatttgcctttgaattaaccCAAAGAGATCACATGGTTCAACCGctgaagactctgaaagaaaattctaaaaaaaaacagttgcttcattatgaattgcttctgcaccctccaatatcctcccatcATTCAGAATTATACGATCTATATGACTCTTATTCCGCTTCTGATTGATAACtaaatggaagaatttagagttttgatctcCCTTAAtcatccatttttttttcacaatttgtcctaggcgagatgcttccATATTCTCCTacacctgaatctccaacttagtagtcaagtaatcagttTCGATGTCCTCAGAAAAACCTGCTTGCAAATAATTTTCTAGATATTTCATCCTTTCCTCGAaagcttttaaattttctcccactttaccaaagacatttttattccatgcacatAATgtaactttagttctcttaaggcgaatagcaagtttcaaaagacccgAGACTGAGTCATTCCTGATCCAGGCATCTTTAACGCatgacaaaaacatatcatgcgagctccacatattcCAAAACCGATATAGGGCAGGGCTATACCGAgagaaagacgtatttgtatGCACCACCATAAGGCtatgattgaaatcacctcaaagacATTTATATCCTTCCAAAACAACCACAATTTACGgccctgattttcattagatataaaatggagATAATTCATAAAATTACCTAGCATTACCATCCACTCCTCAGTTGCAAAAGGTTTTAaaatagcaaacaacccaacattaaactttttatTTAGCTTCTTTAACCTTCCTCTATACTTGCCCAACCCCCTAATATTCTAGAAAAGAATTGTATCagttataaatttaatttatgcggtcgAATAAGGACCCTCtaatatggaaaccaaagactaatgacggTATAATAGAAATTGGTACCGACGTGGATAAAGGGGTaaagaaggtggtgcaagaagtAGGACCCAGTAATGTGCATATGACGAAGCAGATCAATGACAGGAGCCCTGAAATAGCGGAAATTCCTGTGGTTCAAGGAAAATGGGATTATGCAAGGCAAAACTCTAATATATCACAGAGAGGACTggaaaataatgggaatgaatGTTCAACAAAGAGTAATGAAGGGGAGTGTGAGGAAATCGGGTTTGATGATGATCCTCGAGTTTCAAATGATGAACCTATATCTCAAGAGGAAGTAGATCATGTGGATAGTTTTAAACTGATTGAAGGTGGGGACCAAAGTTTGCATTAAGAGGAATTGGCTCAGGGTTATTCATCcaagagggaggaaggtgaaatatcaattttaaagggtaaagaaaaaaaatgtatgagtctgatacaGGGCAGGGATGGATTTCCGTAAAAAATTCTATACTTTCTTATGCCTTTACCATttttcaaaatcctaaaattgcagagtaatatttttacaaagtttcAAGAAATCAACTCAATTGAGAGAATAAAAACTAGAGTAGATACTACTCCATTAATTCAAAATGTTCtcaaagatataaaaaattaagCATGGAGTGTCCCAAAAGGATCTGGGAATTTGTTTCTTACTATATTTATCAGGAAACAAAACTTGAGAGTATTATTCATAAAATTCGAAGGCTATCCTTATGCTTGGAGGAATactaattttgaagaaaatttagCCACGAATTAGGCATTGCCCATtaaagatttaaagattgaagaacatAAGCTCAATTGATTTTATTGAATTCACACCGGAGAGATGACCCACTGTGAAAAGAATAGATAAATCAAGCACTAAATTTGAGAAGAgaaatactatatttataataGTGCCTCTTAAGAATCGGTCTAAACTTAAGACTTGATCTCTACCAAAATTATGAGGGTTCAAGTCCTTGGAGGTTTCAATTTTATATTTGAGATAATACATTTGTGTTAAGTAGAGAAGAGTGGTGGGACGAACCACTATTCTGATGAATTAATCAAGTGTTCAAAGAATTTGAGACAccatcttttcttttaaaaaatatgtagaCATTATATTTATAATGGATTGAATTTTTGGGTTCAAAGTTAAATTTTATTTTggtataatactattatatacgCAGCATcaacatcatatatatatatatatatatatatgttctccCATGCTAGCCATTGTtaaaagaaaaagggaattgaAATCATCTGAATTCTTCGGAACAGTCATATATCTTATAAAATTAGTTATCGTCTCTCAAACATTTTAGAATGAACGGAGAGCAGCCATGCATGCATAACGTAAAAACGAAATGGCCGGATGAAATAAGCTTTTTTGGAAAcctatcttttatatatatatatatatatatatatatatatatatataagaggttTATTTTTTCGTACGGGCactcttcttcatcatcatccatCCCATGTATTTAGGAACACATTTATTAATTTATACATATGTACTTCACCTTGTATTTTAGTAGACCATGAGTTAAAAGAGTAAAATCTCTTTTTgatgattctctctctctctctctagccccTATATAAGACCAGTCCTCCATttctctcagtctctctctctctctctctctctccctctctctgaaTCTGAGAGACGAATCTCAGTTGAAGAAAATTTAGAGATCAAAGAGCTTTCTTTCGATCAATGGGGATTGCAGATGCGACGGCGGAAGAGGAAGGGCGCGCAAACAAGGTCATAAAGCGTCTGCGTATATTCTCCTCGGTGGCTTTGAAGCTGGGGGATGACAAGTTCCCCAGTCGGTGCCTCGAACTGAACTCTGAAAACGATTCACCTGACTCCAAAACCAACAAGCTATCGTCCGGGGCTCACCATCGGGTCGATCATGACTTCGAGAAGCCGAGGGCTGAGAATATTGGCTGCGACTTTAATGGAATCGAAGCGGTGAGAACGACGCTGTTGGATAAGTTGAAGGTTAATTTCGGGAGAGAATGGGAAGCGGTCACGGCGGAGTCGTCGTCGTTTGCTCCCACCGCCAAGCCGTGGAATCTGAGGGCGAGGAAAGTTGAGCGCAAGGCGACGATCGACGGCGACAAAGCGAAATTCACGATACCGCTTTCACGGCAGGAGGTGGAGGAGGATTATTTGGCGAT
It contains:
- the LOC131153714 gene encoding uncharacterized protein LOC131153714 gives rise to the protein MGIADATAEEEGRANKVIKRLRIFSSVALKLGDDKFPSRCLELNSENDSPDSKTNKLSSGAHHRVDHDFEKPRAENIGCDFNGIEAVRTTLLDKLKVNFGREWEAVTAESSSFAPTAKPWNLRARKVERKATIDGDKAKFTIPLSRQEVEEDYLAMLGHKPPRRPKKRAKAVQKEIDALFPGSTLTGITAHRYKVPGRRG